In Candidatus Methanomethylophilus alvi Mx1201, a genomic segment contains:
- a CDS encoding ACT domain-containing protein has translation MTNRTVVTLVGKDHTGIIAAVCNYFAENDINILNLSMTTVEEFINMVLIVDLDRYKKTFPELTSDLDDIAKRVGCSIKAQHEDIFNMMHRI, from the coding sequence ATGACCAACAGAACCGTCGTCACCCTTGTAGGAAAAGACCACACAGGAATCATCGCCGCCGTCTGCAACTACTTCGCAGAGAACGACATCAACATCCTGAACCTCAGCATGACCACAGTCGAGGAGTTCATCAACATGGTGCTCATCGTCGACCTCGACAGGTACAAGAAGACGTTCCCCGAGCTCACCTCGGACCTCGACGACATAGCGAAGAGGGTCGGCTGCTCCATCAAGGCACAGCACGAGGACATCTTCAACATGATGCACAGGATCTGA